In Juglans regia cultivar Chandler chromosome 13, Walnut 2.0, whole genome shotgun sequence, the following proteins share a genomic window:
- the LOC109010235 gene encoding uncharacterized protein LOC109010235 isoform X2 — protein sequence MKPMETIQDLIEEAKFRTVWWALCIFAVSYFLTHTSKSIWMNVPISILFVYALRILLNEVDFHWKVRSVHLRSYLSHLEKKQLSANDSRLYSTPAPPKWKRKIDSPIVEAAMNGFIDKILKDFVVDMWYSEITPDREFPDHIHAIIMDALGEISGRVKELNLVDLLTRDIVDLIGDHLDLFRRNQAAIGVEVMATLSSEERDERLKHHLRASKELHPALISPESEYKVLQQLIGGVLAVVLRPREVHSPLIRSIARELITCLVMQPVMNFATPGYINELIEYLLLAAKDDSLIWEGMLEAATQRITEVLLPENLENMWTKGRNYKKKEQKDIKSGFQDPLVKASGINGAIFSKDLGKEMLVNRHKMPLATNEIAIEKVRQGLHFDDLVSDERKTGEDFSQEPNRELYFEGGNLVDKLEHTSILATDANKHRLKRSNSTSALIAQPDTESKLTGECKGLIISEFYGPNFGRHSGRSASDMVLHSKAQQVPKLKCQVMGAYFEKLGSKSFAVYTIGVTDAENKTCFVKRRYRNFERLHRHLKDIPNYMLHLPPKRIFSSNTDDTFVHQRCVQLDKYLQDLLSIANVAEQHEVWDFLSVSSKNYAFGKASSVMRTLAVNVDDAVDDIVRQFKGVSDGLRPKVVVPSPSNEASSSTFVQNLSGNANVINRHVSSHNTVGTSNSSHDNYEGHEDENDGQEEVNRANANGWHSDNELNSKSFPPQTIEHAKEPLNFSSEKRHDLAAKSGTRQGGFPAASLPLILDHLEDPVGMPHEWTPTNLSVPLLNLVDNIFQLKRRGWLRRQVFWISKQVLQLIMQDAIDDWLLRQIHWLRRDDIIAQGIQWVQDVLWPDGTFFRRVGNAQSNDNDSEANKKPFQATNQFGGSKASTLLSFEQQFEATRRASNVKKMLFDGAPTALVSLIGPTRYRRCAGDIYYFTQSSICVKYLAHSILELILISVFPELRNLVREVHEKMSIPQHI from the exons ATGAAGCCGATGGAGACCATTCAGGATCTAATTGAGGAGGCTAAATTTCGAACGGTCTGGTGGGCCCTGTGTATCTTCGCAGTTTCCTACTTCTTAACGC ATACAAGTAAGTCAATTTGGATGAATGTACCCATATCAATTCTGTTTGTTTATGCACTACGCATTCTTCTTAATGAGGTAGATTTCCATTGGAAAGTTCGATCAGTTCATCTACGATCATACTTATCTCATTTGGAGAAGAAACAGTTGTCAGCAAATGATTCACGCCTTTATTCTACGCCTGCCCCGccaaaatggaaaaggaaaattgatTCTCCTATTGTCGAGGCTGCAATGAATggttttattgataaaatattaaaagattttgtaGTGGATATGTGGTATTCAGAAATTACTCCAGACAGGGAGTTCCCAGACCATATACATGCCATAATCATGGATGCTCTGGGTGAAATCTCTGGAAGGGTTAAAGAGTTAAACCTTGTTGACTTGCTGAcaag GGATATAGTTGACTTAATAGGGGATCACTTGGACCTCTTCAGAAGAAACCAAGCTGCTATAGGTGTTGAAGTTATGGCAACACTGTCTTCTGAGGAGAGAGACGAGAGATTGAAACACCATCTAAGGGCTTCTAAGGAGCTTCATCCTGCATTGATATCTCCTGAGAGTGAGTACAAG GTTCTTCAACAGCTAATAGGTGGAGTGCTAGCTGTGGTACTAAGACCACGAGAAGTTCATTCTCCTTTGATTCGATCTATTGCTCGGGAACTTATAACTTGCTTGGTTATGCAACCAGTTATGAATTTTGCAACCCCTGG CTACATCAATGAATTGATCGAATACCTTTTACTTGCTGCTAAAGATGACAGCCTTATTTGGGAAG GAATGCTGGAGGCTGCGACCCAGAGAATAACTGAAGTTCTTTTACCTGAAAATCTTGAGAACATGTGGACAAAaggaagaaattataaaaagaaagagcagAAGGATATTAAATCAGGTTTTCAAGATCCTCTAGTAAAGGCTTCTGGAATAAATGGTGCCATATTTAGTAAAGATCTGGGAAAGGAAATGTTAGTCAACAGACACAAAATGCCTCTAGCAACAAATGAGATAGCAATAGAGAAGGTAAGGCAAGGACTGCATTTTGATGATCTAGTAAGTGATGAGAGAAAAACTGGGGAAGACTTCTCTCAAGAGCCCAACAGGGAATTGTATTTTGAGGGAGGGAATCTTGTTGATAAATTAGAGCATACTAGTATTCTTGCAACTGATGCTAATAAACATCGGCTTAAGAGATCAAATAGCACTTCTGCTTTGATAGCCCAACCTGatacagaatcaaaattaaCTGGAGAATGTAAAGGGCTCATTATTTCAGAGTTCTACGGCCCCAATTTTGGCAGGCATAGTGGTAGGAGTGCTTCGGATATGGTGCTTCACAGCAAGGCACAACAAGTTCCCAAGCTCAAGTGCCAG GTTATGGGAGCATATTTTGAGAAACTTGGGTCAAAATCTTTTGCAGTTTATACAATTGGGGTGACAGATGCAGAAAATAAGACTTGTTTTGTCAAAAGAAG ATACAGGAATTTCGAGCGATTGCATCGACATCTTAAAGACATCCCTAATTATATGTTGCATTTGCCTCCTAAAAGGATATTCTCATCAAACACAGATGATACTTTTGTTCATCAGCGATGCGTTCAGCTTGATAAATATCTGCAA GATCTCTTGTCAATTGCTAATGTTGCTGAACAGCATGAAGTGTGGGATTTTTTGAGTGTTTCCTCAAAG AATTACGCTTTCGGAAAAGCTTCCTCAGTGATGAGAACCCTGGCAG TTAATGTGGATGATGCGGTGGATGACATTGTACGCCAGTTCAAAGGGGTTTCAGATGGCTTAAGGCCTAAAGTTGTTGTTCCATCACCCTCTAACGAAGCCTCTTCTTCAACATTTGTCCAGAACTTGTCTGGGAATGCAAATGTGATAAATAGACATGTATCAAGTCATAATACTGTGGGAACCTCGAATAGCTCTCATGATAATTATGAAGGGCACGAGGATGAAAATGACGGTCAAGAGGAAGTTAATCGTGCAAACGCCAATGGGTGGCATTCTGACAATGAACTGAACTCAAAAAGTTTTCCACCTCAGACAATCGAACATGCCAAAGAGCCTTTAAACTTCAGTTCTGAGAAGAGACATGATTTAGCCGCAAAATCTGGAACACGCCAGGGTGGATTTCCAGCAGCAAGTCTCCCATTAATCTTGGATCATTTGGAGGACCCAGTTGGAATGCCACATGAG TGGACTCCGACAAATTTAAGTGTTCCTCTGTTGAATCTAGTTGACAATATATTTCAGCTCAAGAGAAGAGGCTGGCTGAG AAGACAGGTCTTTTGGATATCGAAACAAGTTTTACAGTTAATAATGCAAGATGCAATTGATGACTGGCTCTTGAGGCAGATTCATTGGCTGCGGAGAGATGACATTATTGCTCAAGGGATTCAGTGGGTTCAAGAT gTTCTCTGGCCTGATGGCACATTCTTCCGAAGAGTAGGGAACGCTCAGAGTAATGACAATGATTCTGAAGCTAATAAAAAGCCTTTTCAAGCTACAAATCAATTTGGTGGCAGTAAAGCCTCTACCTTGTTGTCTTTTGAACAACAGTTTGAGGCCACTCGCAGAGCAAGCAATGTCAAGAAAATGTTATTTG atgGAGCTCCAACAGCTTTAGTCAGTTTGATTGGTCCTACGCGGTACAGGCGTTGTGCGGGGGACATTTATTATTTCACTCAG TCTTCTATCTGTGTGAAGTACCTTGCACATTCGATACTAGAACTAATACTCATATCAGTTTTCCCCGAGCTGCGGAATCTTGTTCGTGAGGTTCATGAGAAGATGAGTATTCCACAACATATATAG
- the LOC109010235 gene encoding uncharacterized protein LOC109010235 isoform X1: MKPMETIQDLIEEAKFRTVWWALCIFAVSYFLTHTSKSIWMNVPISILFVYALRILLNEVDFHWKVRSVHLRSYLSHLEKKQLSANDSRLYSTPAPPKWKRKIDSPIVEAAMNGFIDKILKDFVVDMWYSEITPDREFPDHIHAIIMDALGEISGRVKELNLVDLLTRDIVDLIGDHLDLFRRNQAAIGVEVMATLSSEERDERLKHHLRASKELHPALISPESEYKVLQQLIGGVLAVVLRPREVHSPLIRSIARELITCLVMQPVMNFATPGYINELIEYLLLAAKDDSLIWEGSYQSINAATHTHIHPLTAGGLRDDDSTLWEYSSSNQGSDMTLTRIDNQMETFFKYNTENPMNYQSADWAGMLEAATQRITEVLLPENLENMWTKGRNYKKKEQKDIKSGFQDPLVKASGINGAIFSKDLGKEMLVNRHKMPLATNEIAIEKVRQGLHFDDLVSDERKTGEDFSQEPNRELYFEGGNLVDKLEHTSILATDANKHRLKRSNSTSALIAQPDTESKLTGECKGLIISEFYGPNFGRHSGRSASDMVLHSKAQQVPKLKCQVMGAYFEKLGSKSFAVYTIGVTDAENKTCFVKRRYRNFERLHRHLKDIPNYMLHLPPKRIFSSNTDDTFVHQRCVQLDKYLQDLLSIANVAEQHEVWDFLSVSSKNYAFGKASSVMRTLAVNVDDAVDDIVRQFKGVSDGLRPKVVVPSPSNEASSSTFVQNLSGNANVINRHVSSHNTVGTSNSSHDNYEGHEDENDGQEEVNRANANGWHSDNELNSKSFPPQTIEHAKEPLNFSSEKRHDLAAKSGTRQGGFPAASLPLILDHLEDPVGMPHEWTPTNLSVPLLNLVDNIFQLKRRGWLRRQVFWISKQVLQLIMQDAIDDWLLRQIHWLRRDDIIAQGIQWVQDVLWPDGTFFRRVGNAQSNDNDSEANKKPFQATNQFGGSKASTLLSFEQQFEATRRASNVKKMLFDGAPTALVSLIGPTRYRRCAGDIYYFTQSSICVKYLAHSILELILISVFPELRNLVREVHEKMSIPQHI, translated from the exons ATGAAGCCGATGGAGACCATTCAGGATCTAATTGAGGAGGCTAAATTTCGAACGGTCTGGTGGGCCCTGTGTATCTTCGCAGTTTCCTACTTCTTAACGC ATACAAGTAAGTCAATTTGGATGAATGTACCCATATCAATTCTGTTTGTTTATGCACTACGCATTCTTCTTAATGAGGTAGATTTCCATTGGAAAGTTCGATCAGTTCATCTACGATCATACTTATCTCATTTGGAGAAGAAACAGTTGTCAGCAAATGATTCACGCCTTTATTCTACGCCTGCCCCGccaaaatggaaaaggaaaattgatTCTCCTATTGTCGAGGCTGCAATGAATggttttattgataaaatattaaaagattttgtaGTGGATATGTGGTATTCAGAAATTACTCCAGACAGGGAGTTCCCAGACCATATACATGCCATAATCATGGATGCTCTGGGTGAAATCTCTGGAAGGGTTAAAGAGTTAAACCTTGTTGACTTGCTGAcaag GGATATAGTTGACTTAATAGGGGATCACTTGGACCTCTTCAGAAGAAACCAAGCTGCTATAGGTGTTGAAGTTATGGCAACACTGTCTTCTGAGGAGAGAGACGAGAGATTGAAACACCATCTAAGGGCTTCTAAGGAGCTTCATCCTGCATTGATATCTCCTGAGAGTGAGTACAAG GTTCTTCAACAGCTAATAGGTGGAGTGCTAGCTGTGGTACTAAGACCACGAGAAGTTCATTCTCCTTTGATTCGATCTATTGCTCGGGAACTTATAACTTGCTTGGTTATGCAACCAGTTATGAATTTTGCAACCCCTGG CTACATCAATGAATTGATCGAATACCTTTTACTTGCTGCTAAAGATGACAGCCTTATTTGGGAAGGTAGTTATCAGTCAATCAATGCAGCAACTCATACTCACATTCATCCTCTCACAGCAGGGGGTTTACGTGATGATGATTCTACCTTGTGGGAATATTCATCCTCTAATCAAGGGTCTGATATGACTTTGACTAGAATTGACAATCAAAtggaaacattttttaaatataacacaGAAAATCCTATGAATTACCAGTCTGCTGATTGGGCAGGAATGCTGGAGGCTGCGACCCAGAGAATAACTGAAGTTCTTTTACCTGAAAATCTTGAGAACATGTGGACAAAaggaagaaattataaaaagaaagagcagAAGGATATTAAATCAGGTTTTCAAGATCCTCTAGTAAAGGCTTCTGGAATAAATGGTGCCATATTTAGTAAAGATCTGGGAAAGGAAATGTTAGTCAACAGACACAAAATGCCTCTAGCAACAAATGAGATAGCAATAGAGAAGGTAAGGCAAGGACTGCATTTTGATGATCTAGTAAGTGATGAGAGAAAAACTGGGGAAGACTTCTCTCAAGAGCCCAACAGGGAATTGTATTTTGAGGGAGGGAATCTTGTTGATAAATTAGAGCATACTAGTATTCTTGCAACTGATGCTAATAAACATCGGCTTAAGAGATCAAATAGCACTTCTGCTTTGATAGCCCAACCTGatacagaatcaaaattaaCTGGAGAATGTAAAGGGCTCATTATTTCAGAGTTCTACGGCCCCAATTTTGGCAGGCATAGTGGTAGGAGTGCTTCGGATATGGTGCTTCACAGCAAGGCACAACAAGTTCCCAAGCTCAAGTGCCAG GTTATGGGAGCATATTTTGAGAAACTTGGGTCAAAATCTTTTGCAGTTTATACAATTGGGGTGACAGATGCAGAAAATAAGACTTGTTTTGTCAAAAGAAG ATACAGGAATTTCGAGCGATTGCATCGACATCTTAAAGACATCCCTAATTATATGTTGCATTTGCCTCCTAAAAGGATATTCTCATCAAACACAGATGATACTTTTGTTCATCAGCGATGCGTTCAGCTTGATAAATATCTGCAA GATCTCTTGTCAATTGCTAATGTTGCTGAACAGCATGAAGTGTGGGATTTTTTGAGTGTTTCCTCAAAG AATTACGCTTTCGGAAAAGCTTCCTCAGTGATGAGAACCCTGGCAG TTAATGTGGATGATGCGGTGGATGACATTGTACGCCAGTTCAAAGGGGTTTCAGATGGCTTAAGGCCTAAAGTTGTTGTTCCATCACCCTCTAACGAAGCCTCTTCTTCAACATTTGTCCAGAACTTGTCTGGGAATGCAAATGTGATAAATAGACATGTATCAAGTCATAATACTGTGGGAACCTCGAATAGCTCTCATGATAATTATGAAGGGCACGAGGATGAAAATGACGGTCAAGAGGAAGTTAATCGTGCAAACGCCAATGGGTGGCATTCTGACAATGAACTGAACTCAAAAAGTTTTCCACCTCAGACAATCGAACATGCCAAAGAGCCTTTAAACTTCAGTTCTGAGAAGAGACATGATTTAGCCGCAAAATCTGGAACACGCCAGGGTGGATTTCCAGCAGCAAGTCTCCCATTAATCTTGGATCATTTGGAGGACCCAGTTGGAATGCCACATGAG TGGACTCCGACAAATTTAAGTGTTCCTCTGTTGAATCTAGTTGACAATATATTTCAGCTCAAGAGAAGAGGCTGGCTGAG AAGACAGGTCTTTTGGATATCGAAACAAGTTTTACAGTTAATAATGCAAGATGCAATTGATGACTGGCTCTTGAGGCAGATTCATTGGCTGCGGAGAGATGACATTATTGCTCAAGGGATTCAGTGGGTTCAAGAT gTTCTCTGGCCTGATGGCACATTCTTCCGAAGAGTAGGGAACGCTCAGAGTAATGACAATGATTCTGAAGCTAATAAAAAGCCTTTTCAAGCTACAAATCAATTTGGTGGCAGTAAAGCCTCTACCTTGTTGTCTTTTGAACAACAGTTTGAGGCCACTCGCAGAGCAAGCAATGTCAAGAAAATGTTATTTG atgGAGCTCCAACAGCTTTAGTCAGTTTGATTGGTCCTACGCGGTACAGGCGTTGTGCGGGGGACATTTATTATTTCACTCAG TCTTCTATCTGTGTGAAGTACCTTGCACATTCGATACTAGAACTAATACTCATATCAGTTTTCCCCGAGCTGCGGAATCTTGTTCGTGAGGTTCATGAGAAGATGAGTATTCCACAACATATATAG
- the LOC109010235 gene encoding uncharacterized protein LOC109010235 isoform X3, with protein sequence MNTRDIVDLIGDHLDLFRRNQAAIGVEVMATLSSEERDERLKHHLRASKELHPALISPESEYKVLQQLIGGVLAVVLRPREVHSPLIRSIARELITCLVMQPVMNFATPGYINELIEYLLLAAKDDSLIWEGSYQSINAATHTHIHPLTAGGLRDDDSTLWEYSSSNQGSDMTLTRIDNQMETFFKYNTENPMNYQSADWAGMLEAATQRITEVLLPENLENMWTKGRNYKKKEQKDIKSGFQDPLVKASGINGAIFSKDLGKEMLVNRHKMPLATNEIAIEKVRQGLHFDDLVSDERKTGEDFSQEPNRELYFEGGNLVDKLEHTSILATDANKHRLKRSNSTSALIAQPDTESKLTGECKGLIISEFYGPNFGRHSGRSASDMVLHSKAQQVPKLKCQVMGAYFEKLGSKSFAVYTIGVTDAENKTCFVKRRYRNFERLHRHLKDIPNYMLHLPPKRIFSSNTDDTFVHQRCVQLDKYLQDLLSIANVAEQHEVWDFLSVSSKNYAFGKASSVMRTLAVNVDDAVDDIVRQFKGVSDGLRPKVVVPSPSNEASSSTFVQNLSGNANVINRHVSSHNTVGTSNSSHDNYEGHEDENDGQEEVNRANANGWHSDNELNSKSFPPQTIEHAKEPLNFSSEKRHDLAAKSGTRQGGFPAASLPLILDHLEDPVGMPHEWTPTNLSVPLLNLVDNIFQLKRRGWLRRQVFWISKQVLQLIMQDAIDDWLLRQIHWLRRDDIIAQGIQWVQDVLWPDGTFFRRVGNAQSNDNDSEANKKPFQATNQFGGSKASTLLSFEQQFEATRRASNVKKMLFDGAPTALVSLIGPTRYRRCAGDIYYFTQSSICVKYLAHSILELILISVFPELRNLVREVHEKMSIPQHI encoded by the exons atgaatacaag GGATATAGTTGACTTAATAGGGGATCACTTGGACCTCTTCAGAAGAAACCAAGCTGCTATAGGTGTTGAAGTTATGGCAACACTGTCTTCTGAGGAGAGAGACGAGAGATTGAAACACCATCTAAGGGCTTCTAAGGAGCTTCATCCTGCATTGATATCTCCTGAGAGTGAGTACAAG GTTCTTCAACAGCTAATAGGTGGAGTGCTAGCTGTGGTACTAAGACCACGAGAAGTTCATTCTCCTTTGATTCGATCTATTGCTCGGGAACTTATAACTTGCTTGGTTATGCAACCAGTTATGAATTTTGCAACCCCTGG CTACATCAATGAATTGATCGAATACCTTTTACTTGCTGCTAAAGATGACAGCCTTATTTGGGAAGGTAGTTATCAGTCAATCAATGCAGCAACTCATACTCACATTCATCCTCTCACAGCAGGGGGTTTACGTGATGATGATTCTACCTTGTGGGAATATTCATCCTCTAATCAAGGGTCTGATATGACTTTGACTAGAATTGACAATCAAAtggaaacattttttaaatataacacaGAAAATCCTATGAATTACCAGTCTGCTGATTGGGCAGGAATGCTGGAGGCTGCGACCCAGAGAATAACTGAAGTTCTTTTACCTGAAAATCTTGAGAACATGTGGACAAAaggaagaaattataaaaagaaagagcagAAGGATATTAAATCAGGTTTTCAAGATCCTCTAGTAAAGGCTTCTGGAATAAATGGTGCCATATTTAGTAAAGATCTGGGAAAGGAAATGTTAGTCAACAGACACAAAATGCCTCTAGCAACAAATGAGATAGCAATAGAGAAGGTAAGGCAAGGACTGCATTTTGATGATCTAGTAAGTGATGAGAGAAAAACTGGGGAAGACTTCTCTCAAGAGCCCAACAGGGAATTGTATTTTGAGGGAGGGAATCTTGTTGATAAATTAGAGCATACTAGTATTCTTGCAACTGATGCTAATAAACATCGGCTTAAGAGATCAAATAGCACTTCTGCTTTGATAGCCCAACCTGatacagaatcaaaattaaCTGGAGAATGTAAAGGGCTCATTATTTCAGAGTTCTACGGCCCCAATTTTGGCAGGCATAGTGGTAGGAGTGCTTCGGATATGGTGCTTCACAGCAAGGCACAACAAGTTCCCAAGCTCAAGTGCCAG GTTATGGGAGCATATTTTGAGAAACTTGGGTCAAAATCTTTTGCAGTTTATACAATTGGGGTGACAGATGCAGAAAATAAGACTTGTTTTGTCAAAAGAAG ATACAGGAATTTCGAGCGATTGCATCGACATCTTAAAGACATCCCTAATTATATGTTGCATTTGCCTCCTAAAAGGATATTCTCATCAAACACAGATGATACTTTTGTTCATCAGCGATGCGTTCAGCTTGATAAATATCTGCAA GATCTCTTGTCAATTGCTAATGTTGCTGAACAGCATGAAGTGTGGGATTTTTTGAGTGTTTCCTCAAAG AATTACGCTTTCGGAAAAGCTTCCTCAGTGATGAGAACCCTGGCAG TTAATGTGGATGATGCGGTGGATGACATTGTACGCCAGTTCAAAGGGGTTTCAGATGGCTTAAGGCCTAAAGTTGTTGTTCCATCACCCTCTAACGAAGCCTCTTCTTCAACATTTGTCCAGAACTTGTCTGGGAATGCAAATGTGATAAATAGACATGTATCAAGTCATAATACTGTGGGAACCTCGAATAGCTCTCATGATAATTATGAAGGGCACGAGGATGAAAATGACGGTCAAGAGGAAGTTAATCGTGCAAACGCCAATGGGTGGCATTCTGACAATGAACTGAACTCAAAAAGTTTTCCACCTCAGACAATCGAACATGCCAAAGAGCCTTTAAACTTCAGTTCTGAGAAGAGACATGATTTAGCCGCAAAATCTGGAACACGCCAGGGTGGATTTCCAGCAGCAAGTCTCCCATTAATCTTGGATCATTTGGAGGACCCAGTTGGAATGCCACATGAG TGGACTCCGACAAATTTAAGTGTTCCTCTGTTGAATCTAGTTGACAATATATTTCAGCTCAAGAGAAGAGGCTGGCTGAG AAGACAGGTCTTTTGGATATCGAAACAAGTTTTACAGTTAATAATGCAAGATGCAATTGATGACTGGCTCTTGAGGCAGATTCATTGGCTGCGGAGAGATGACATTATTGCTCAAGGGATTCAGTGGGTTCAAGAT gTTCTCTGGCCTGATGGCACATTCTTCCGAAGAGTAGGGAACGCTCAGAGTAATGACAATGATTCTGAAGCTAATAAAAAGCCTTTTCAAGCTACAAATCAATTTGGTGGCAGTAAAGCCTCTACCTTGTTGTCTTTTGAACAACAGTTTGAGGCCACTCGCAGAGCAAGCAATGTCAAGAAAATGTTATTTG atgGAGCTCCAACAGCTTTAGTCAGTTTGATTGGTCCTACGCGGTACAGGCGTTGTGCGGGGGACATTTATTATTTCACTCAG TCTTCTATCTGTGTGAAGTACCTTGCACATTCGATACTAGAACTAATACTCATATCAGTTTTCCCCGAGCTGCGGAATCTTGTTCGTGAGGTTCATGAGAAGATGAGTATTCCACAACATATATAG